The window GAACACTTCGGCGCCGACCACCAGGGCGCGCTTGTGGCTGCCCGAACGGATGAACTTCTCGGCGATCGTCAGGCCATAAACGAAGCCCGTGCACACTGCCTGCACGTCGAATGCGGCAGCGCCATTGCGAATGCCGAGTTTTGCCTGAAGCAGCGTCGCCGTGCTCGGAAAAATGCAATCGGGCGTGGACGTCGCAACGATAAGAAGATCGATGTCTTCCGGCCGAAGCCCTGCGGCCTCGATGGCACGACGGCTCGCTTCGCAGGCGAGATCGCTCGAGGTGACCTCCGGGGCAGCCAGATGGCGCGCGCGGATGCCCGTACGCTCAACGATCCACTGGTCGGACGTATCGATGCCGCGCGCCACCAGATCATCGTTGCTGACCGGATCGCCCGGCAGGAAGCTCCCGGTACCGGCGATTCGTGCATAGATCATGCTGCTCTCCCCATTGCCACCATGCGCTCGCTGATGCGCTCAACCAAACGGTTGGACGCAGCCTCGGCAGCCCGGTGAATCGCCTGCTCGAACGCATAGGCGTCGGCAGAACCATGGCTCTTGACCACCACGCCGCGCAGACCGACGAGGGCCGCACCGTTGTAGCGACGGTGATCGACGCGATTCTTGAAGCGCTTGAGCGCCGGCATTGCAACGACAGCCATTGCCTTCGTCAACAGGCTTCTACTGAATTCTTCCTTGAGGAAGGCCGCCAGCATCTGTGCCAGCCCCTCGGACGTCTTCAGGGCCACGTTGCCGACGAAGCCGTCGCACACGACCACATCGGTCGTTCCCTTGTAGATGTCGTCCCCTTCCACGTTGCCGTAGAAGTTCAGCCCGCTTGTGCGAAGCAGCTCGCCCGCGCGCTTGACGACATCGTTGCCCTTGATCGCCTCTTCGCCGATATTCAGCAGGCCGACCGACGGACGATCCACGTGCTCGACCGCCGACACCAACATCGCCCCCATGATCCCGAACTGAAGCAGGTGCTCGGGTTCGCAATCGACGTTGGCACCGAGATCGAGGACGTACACCTG is drawn from Azoarcus sp. DN11 and contains these coding sequences:
- the plsX gene encoding phosphate acyltransferase PlsX → MGVTVAIDCMGGDHGPSVTVPAAQAFLRNHPAANVILVGRADALEQAVAAIGHGFGDRVSVQVASEVVEMGDPPAIAMRTKKDSSMRVAVNLVKAGKAQAAVSAGNTGALMAISRFVLKTLDGIDRPAIATILPARKGQVYVLDLGANVDCEPEHLLQFGIMGAMLVSAVEHVDRPSVGLLNIGEEAIKGNDVVKRAGELLRTSGLNFYGNVEGDDIYKGTTDVVVCDGFVGNVALKTSEGLAQMLAAFLKEEFSRSLLTKAMAVVAMPALKRFKNRVDHRRYNGAALVGLRGVVVKSHGSADAYAFEQAIHRAAEAASNRLVERISERMVAMGRAA